CCGCGGTCCACGTTCACCGAGTCGACCCGGAGGGGGGCCCCGCGGGGGGCGAGCCGGCCGTCCACGGGAACGACGGTCACCTCCACGCGGTCCGGGATGCGGAATTTCGCGGGGTGGGGAGAGACGCTCCAGGCGCGGCGGGGGCCGGAGAAGCCCGAGAAGAATTCGAGCGGCATGAAGCCGCGGGCGGGATAGGCCACGAAGTCCCAGTCCGGAACGGACGCGCGGGACGCGTCGTGCGCGTACATGGCGGCGTACCGGCCGAACGCGCCGAAGCCGCTGGAGCCCATCGCCGGATTGAGGATCCACCGGCGGTGGCCCACCCGGGCGATGTTGCGGGCGTCGGAGTCGTCCATCCAGCCGTCCACGCACTCGCGGGGGGACGTTCTTCCGGCGAAGAGATTGCACTCGGCGGCGCCTTTGCGGCCCCGTTCGTATTCGCGGTCGGTGACCCCGGGGGGGCGCGGCGGCTCGTGGGTCAGCCGGTCGAGCCGGGCGCACAGAAAGCTCGCGTAATAAGCCAGCTCCGCCTGCTCCGGATTCCACTCCAGGTCCTCGAAGGGCACGCCGCAGAGGAACCGGTACTGCTGGAGGCGCGCGATGAATTCATCGGGGATCGAGCCGCGCTTTCCCGCCAGCGCTCCGAGGATCGCCTTGATCTCCGCGGCCGTTCTCGGATACGAGGGGGGATTCTCCTGGAGGGCCGCCGCGGGCGCCGCGGGGAGAGCCCCCAGAAGAACCGCGCCGAGAATGCGTTTCACGAAAGAACGCTCCTTTTCTTTACTCTACGTTCGGGAGCGTCAATAGCGGATCGACAGAATCGTGCGGCCGTGGCCCCAGCGGGATTCCACGTGGTGAACCAGGACGGTCTCGCCGGCCGCCAGACCCAGCGTGTCGCCGTCCTTGAGGACGGGCCCCTGGTCGATCAGGTAGTGCGCCGTGTTGAAGGCGGCCGCGTAGACCTCCTTGAACGGGCGCCGCGACCGGCGGATTTCGAGGTCCGGCAGGCCGAACTCGGCGAGCCCCGTGGTGAAGAGCGTGAGGGTGTCCTCGCTCTCCCGGAAGATCCGAAAATCGATCCAGAGTTCCAGAGGGAGGCTGCCGCGGCTCATCTCGCGGGCCCGGTCGAGGAAGGGCTCGGGCGCGTGGACGACCATGCCGCCGGGCCAGAGCAGGCCGCACGCCGTCGGGCCCGCAGCGGAGGCGACCGCGCCGGCGAGCGCGGTCAGCCAGAGCCGCCGGGTGACCGCGTCCGCCGGGCCGCCTCCGAGGCCCGCGATGACGTGCGCGCGATGGGCCTTCATCGCTTCGGCGGCCTGCGGCCAGTACCAGGCGGTGGCGCACGGCCCCTTGAGGCTTTCCCACGGGATGGGGGACGGCACGAAGGAGAGCGCCCCGCGTTCTCGGTCCAGTTGGAACGTGACGGCCGAGGCCCGGGGGGCGTGTTCCTGCGGAGCGGGAACGTCGGGCCACTGCCGGGCGAGAGCCGCGAAGATGTCGCGGTCGGAAGGAAAGGCGGCTTCCCGCAGGGCGATCATCGCCATGGCGAAGGGGCGATCGGCCGGGCGGGGCGGGGATCCGGAGGCTTCGCTCATGGCGTGCTCGGGTCGCGCGCCGGTCGTTACATCGCCATCCCGCCGTCGACGACGAGGACCTGGCCGGTGACGTACGACGCCAGGTCGCTCGCCAGGAAGAGCACCGCGTGGGCGATCTCGGAGGCCTCTCCCATGCGTTTGAGCGGGATGTTCTGGACGGCCTGCTCGAGGGTTTTGGGATCGACTTTCGCGGCCATGTCGGTGCGGACGAAGCCGGGGGCGACCGCATTGACGAGGACGTTCCGGGCCGCCAGCTCGCGCGCGGCGGTCTTGGTGAGGGCCACGAGTCCCGCCTTGGCCGCCGCGTAGTTGGCCTGTCCGGCGTTGCCGAGAAGGCCGGCGACGCTGGAAATGTTGATGACGCGGCCGGCCTTGGACCGCATGAGGTAGCGTCCCGCGGCCTTGATGAAGAGGAAGGGCGCCTTGAGGTTCGTATCGAGGACCTGGTCCCAGTCTTCCTCCTTGATCCGAAGCAGCAGGTTGTCGCGCGTGATCCCGGCGTTGTTGACCAGGATGTCCAGACCGCCGAAGCGCGCGGCGGCCTTCTCGACGGCCTCTTCGATTTCGGCGGGGCGGGAGACGTCGCAGCGCAGGGGAAGGGCGTTCGGTCCGAGGAGGCCGGCGACCTCCGCCAGGAGCGCTTCGTTCGTCGCCACGAGCGCCACGTTCGCGCCGGCCCGGCCGAGGGCCAGGGCGATTTCGCGGCCGATCCCGCGGGAGGCGCCGGTGACCAGCGCGGTCCGGCCGGCCAGATCGATCTTCATGAGGACACTCCTTCGATCGAGACGACGTGGGCCTTCTCGTCGATTCGCCGGACGAGGCCCGCCAGGACCTTTCCGGGGCCGAGCTCCACGTAGGTCTCGGCGGCGATGGCCCGGATGGTGTCTTCCCAGAGAACGGGGCGGGTGATCTGGACCGCCAGCGCCTGCCGGATGTCCTCCGGGTCGACGAGGGGTCGGGCGCTGACGTTGGCGTAGACCGGGATCCTCGGGCGGGAGATCTTCACGGATTCGAGTTCCCGCCGCATCTTCTCCTGCGCGGGGGCCATAACCACGGAGTGGTAGGCTCCGGCCACGCGCAGGGGGACGGCGCGCTTGGCGCCGCGTTCCTTGCAGCGGGCGACCGCGCGCTCGAGGGCGGCGTTTTCCCCGCTGATGACGATCTGTCCGGGGGCGTTGAGGTTGGCGACGCCCACGTCCCCCTGGCCGCGGCAGGCCTCCTCGACGGCGGCGCGGTCGAGTCCGAGGATCGAGACCATGCCGGAAGGGGTCCGGTCGCAGGCTTCCTGCATGTAGCGCCCGCGGCGCTCCAGCAGGCGCACGCCGTCCTCGAACGAGAGGGAGCCGGCGTAGACGTGGGCGGTGTATTCGCCCAGGGAGAGTCCCGCCGCCGCCTCCGCCTCCGGCAGGCCGCGGGCGCGGGCGACCTCCAGGCAGGCGATGCCGTGCACCAGAAGCGCCGGCTGGCAGCGATCCGTGCGGTTGAGTTCCTCGGCGGGTCCTTCGAACGAGACGCGGGCGAGGTCGAAGCCGAGGATCCGGCCGGCCCGTTCGTAAAGCTCCCGCACGCGCGGAAAGGCTTCCGCCAGGTCCTTGCCCATGCCCACGGTCTGGGCGCCCTGCCCGGCGAAGAGATAGGCGGTCTTTACCATCGGAGAATCACCGTTCCCCACGTGAGGCCCGCGCCCATCGCGCTCAGGACGATGAGGTCGCCCCGCCGGATCCGGCCGGCGCGGACCGCTTCGTCCAGGGCGATCGGAATGGAGGCGGCGGACGTATTGCCGTAGCGGTCGATGTTCATGACGACGCGGTCCATGGGGAGCGCCAGGCGCTCCGCGACGGCCTCGATCATGCGGGCGTTCATCTGATGGGGGATGAAGGCGCGGATGTCCTGGACCGTCAGGTCGCAGGCGTCGAGCGCCTGGCGGATGATCTCGACGAATTTGGGGACCGCGAACTTGTAGACCTCGCGGCCCTTCATGTGGATGAACTGGAAGCCTTTCTCGAGGGTCTCGGGGGTCGTCGCCAGCGCGGTGCCGCCGGTGGGGACGATGATCAGGTCCTCCAGGCGGCCGTCGGCGCCCGTGCGGGCGTAGAGGATGTCGCTCTCGTCGTCGGAGGGTCCCAGGACGACCGCTCCGGCGCCGTCGCCGAAAAGGACGCACGTGGTGCGGTCCTTGTAGTTGGTGATGCGGCTGAGTTCCTCGGCGCCGATGAGCAGGCACCGGCGGGACTGGCCCGCGGCCACCAGCGCCCGTCCGAACGCCAGGCCGTACGCGAAGCCGCTGCAGGCGGCGATGAGGTCGGAGGCCCCGGCGTTCCAGCATCCGAGCGCCTTCTGCACGTAAACGGCTGTGGGGGGGACGATGCGGTCCGGGGACGACGTGGCCACCAGGAGCGTGTCGATCTCTTCGGGGCGCGTGCCGGAGGCCTCGAGCGCCCGCCGGGCGGCTTCGGCGGCCAGGGCGCTCGTGGGCTGGTCCGGGGCGGCCACGCGGCGC
The window above is part of the Planctomycetota bacterium genome. Proteins encoded here:
- a CDS encoding CAP domain-containing protein; translated protein: MKRILGAVLLGALPAAPAAALQENPPSYPRTAAEIKAILGALAGKRGSIPDEFIARLQQYRFLCGVPFEDLEWNPEQAELAYYASFLCARLDRLTHEPPRPPGVTDREYERGRKGAAECNLFAGRTSPRECVDGWMDDSDARNIARVGHRRWILNPAMGSSGFGAFGRYAAMYAHDASRASVPDWDFVAYPARGFMPLEFFSGFSGPRRAWSVSPHPAKFRIPDRVEVTVVPVDGRLAPRGAPLRVDSVNVDRGGFGSGPAIIFRPLDLTLAHDALFRVEILGTDPPLRYLVHFIDAARVPDGPETAAALGRFFQARHARILSIADPVDRAQALADLLESEGSRGMDPRTRAAVQKSLSELLRDPVVRREHDASARYRLVARLEQEAGTDRRELARAAAAYRDLARACDGTRAGRRAAQDFERLKAQLQQP
- a CDS encoding DUF4261 domain-containing protein, translating into MSEASGSPPRPADRPFAMAMIALREAAFPSDRDIFAALARQWPDVPAPQEHAPRASAVTFQLDRERGALSFVPSPIPWESLKGPCATAWYWPQAAEAMKAHRAHVIAGLGGGPADAVTRRLWLTALAGAVASAAGPTACGLLWPGGMVVHAPEPFLDRAREMSRGSLPLELWIDFRIFRESEDTLTLFTTGLAEFGLPDLEIRRSRRPFKEVYAAAFNTAHYLIDQGPVLKDGDTLGLAAGETVLVHHVESRWGHGRTILSIRY
- the fabG gene encoding 3-oxoacyl-[acyl-carrier-protein] reductase, which codes for MKIDLAGRTALVTGASRGIGREIALALGRAGANVALVATNEALLAEVAGLLGPNALPLRCDVSRPAEIEEAVEKAAARFGGLDILVNNAGITRDNLLLRIKEEDWDQVLDTNLKAPFLFIKAAGRYLMRSKAGRVINISSVAGLLGNAGQANYAAAKAGLVALTKTAARELAARNVLVNAVAPGFVRTDMAAKVDPKTLEQAVQNIPLKRMGEASEIAHAVLFLASDLASYVTGQVLVVDGGMAM
- the fabD gene encoding ACP S-malonyltransferase — protein: MVKTAYLFAGQGAQTVGMGKDLAEAFPRVRELYERAGRILGFDLARVSFEGPAEELNRTDRCQPALLVHGIACLEVARARGLPEAEAAAGLSLGEYTAHVYAGSLSFEDGVRLLERRGRYMQEACDRTPSGMVSILGLDRAAVEEACRGQGDVGVANLNAPGQIVISGENAALERAVARCKERGAKRAVPLRVAGAYHSVVMAPAQEKMRRELESVKISRPRIPVYANVSARPLVDPEDIRQALAVQITRPVLWEDTIRAIAAETYVELGPGKVLAGLVRRIDEKAHVVSIEGVSS
- a CDS encoding beta-ketoacyl-ACP synthase III; this translates as MKVKILGTGAYTPEKILDNAYFEKIVETSDAWIVERSGIRQRRVAAPDQPTSALAAEAARRALEASGTRPEEIDTLLVATSSPDRIVPPTAVYVQKALGCWNAGASDLIAACSGFAYGLAFGRALVAAGQSRRCLLIGAEELSRITNYKDRTTCVLFGDGAGAVVLGPSDDESDILYARTGADGRLEDLIIVPTGGTALATTPETLEKGFQFIHMKGREVYKFAVPKFVEIIRQALDACDLTVQDIRAFIPHQMNARMIEAVAERLALPMDRVVMNIDRYGNTSAASIPIALDEAVRAGRIRRGDLIVLSAMGAGLTWGTVILRW